The following nucleotide sequence is from Eremothecium cymbalariae DBVPG#7215 chromosome 6, complete sequence.
GACTGTGGGCCAACTTGGGCAATGGATACAGGATAACAATAATTCACCCAGCAGGCAGTTTCCTGGGAAATCGACCACGGGCGTTTCCAAATCTTTGGAGTCTCCAATGAGCACCGTCCCATCATCTAGGAGTTTGAataaacaacaacaagatTTTTGGAAGCAGAACCCGTTATATTTCCAGAAGCTTGCCGTATCTAATTTAGCATGTATGAAGATGTTGCGACATTCTATTGAGGGCGGTGATATTGAGGTTTTGGGTATGTTGTTGGGCCATATGCAAGGGGAGACTATTGTCGTCGTGGACTCGTATGGCTTACCTGTAGAAGGAACAGAGACTAGGGTAAATGCACAAATGGAATCCTACGAATATATTGTACAGTACTTGGATAGCATGGTAACCGACAGAATGGCAATTGTTGGTTGGTACCATTCACATCCTGGATACGGTTGCTGGTTAAGCGGTATAGATGCCGAAACTCAAGCATTGAATCAGAATTTTCAAGATCCTTATTTAGCTGTGGTTATTGATCCTAAGAAATCGCAGGAGAACGGGGTTTTAGAAATTGGGGCATTCAGGACCCTTCCAGATTGCGACAACAATGCCAAGTCTGCGTCTTCATCGACCAACGATATGAAATATGGGCGCCactcttcaaaatattatgaatTGCAGGTCACGTACTTTGAAGGGAAGTATGATAGTAGCTTGTACCAATCACAGTTAATAGTCCCTGTGCCAAAGCTTTTAGATGCGGATGAAGAGGTCTTAATTCGCCAAATGTTAGGATTTGCTAGAGCATGTAGGAATATCAAGAAATTACAGGTGACAAATAGGACCTTTTTGCCCAAAAATATTAGCTCTTACAATTTAGATGTTTCAGAGCAAGATATATCAATGGAGAAATACAATGGATCAGACTCTGTTGTGGACATTAACCCGGAGGATAAACATATTCCGCAATCTGTTATTGAAGACGATTATAATGACGGCGGAGCTATAAATATGGGTGAACATAATGTTAATATGAATAATGACAGTAATTCTGCAGACATCGTAATGGATACTGCAAGTGTTTCGAGCAACGATGAACAGCCACAAGTGGCCTTTCAAGAAGCATCAGATTCACAGATGGGCGTGGTTGAAAATGAATACCTAAGGATAAAACGAGAACTTCT
It contains:
- the RRI1 gene encoding COP9 signalosome catalytic subunit RRI1 (similar to Ashbya gossypii ABL146C), producing MGTNTRLSMSPRSQTVGQLGQWIQDNNNSPSRQFPGKSTTGVSKSLESPMSTVPSSRSLNKQQQDFWKQNPLYFQKLAVSNLACMKMLRHSIEGGDIEVLGMLLGHMQGETIVVVDSYGLPVEGTETRVNAQMESYEYIVQYLDSMVTDRMAIVGWYHSHPGYGCWLSGIDAETQALNQNFQDPYLAVVIDPKKSQENGVLEIGAFRTLPDCDNNAKSASSSTNDMKYGRHSSKYYELQVTYFEGKYDSSLYQSQLIVPVPKLLDADEEVLIRQMLGFARACRNIKKLQVTNRTFLPKNISSYNLDVSEQDISMEKYNGSDSVVDINPEDKHIPQSVIEDDYNDGGAINMGEHNVNMNNDSNSADIVMDTASVSSNDEQPQVAFQEASDSQMGVVENEYLRIKRELLLFKMQDYQKLRFYRDAFTL